From Candidatus Poribacteria bacterium:
GTCAGAGACATCGCACAGATGCTTCATATTGAGCATCTGCTCATGCGTACACCGAATCAGTTAAGCGGTGGCGAAACACAACGGGTCGGACTTGGGAGGGCGATGGTCCGTCGTCCGCAAGTGTTCCTCATGGACGAGCCTATCTCCAACCTCGATGCGAAACTTCGGACGGAAATGCGCGCTGAAATCCGTTGGCGGCAACGCGACCTCGGCACGACCACCTTCTATGTGACGCACGATCAAGTTGAAGCCATGTCAATGGCGGATCGGATTGCGATCCTTGAGGCAGGCAAAATTCAGCAGCTCGGAACACCCGCTGACATCTACAATCATCCCGCGAATCTCTTTGTCGCTGGCTTCGTCGGCAACCCAAGCATGAACTGCATCCCGTCTGACATCTCCACTGATAGCGGCGAACTTCGCTTGACTTTGGTAAGCAACGTAGGTGGCAATTCGATAACAATTCAGGATGAAAAGATTACAAAAGCCCTGAACAATACCAATCCAGACCGAGATGTTGTCTTCGGCGTGCATCCTGAAGATGTTATTGTGAGCCATCAATCCGTCTCGAACGCATTTCAGGCTGAAGTCTATAGTGTTGAACCGCTTGGCGCGGAAACAATCGTTGAAGTGACGCTCGGCGCGGATGCAACGGGTTCGCATACGATTCTTAAGGCATGCACAACCCCCAACTTTGAAGCCGAAATCGGACAACATCTGTACGTCACATTCGTCGCGGATCGGATGCATTTTTTCGATAAAGCCACAGGTAAAGCTTTCTTGTAGGACGGGCAAGTGCATAAGCACTTGATACCGTTGATTATTTGTAATCCTAACTCCTTAACGATTATGAACTGGCGACTCAAACTCTTTACCCTCATCCCGAATTTTCTGAAACGTATCGGATGTCAAATGCTACGTC
This genomic window contains:
- a CDS encoding ABC transporter ATP-binding protein is translated as MATVKLENITKRFGDLTALDDITLDIRDEEFFVLLGQTGAGKTTTLRCIAGLDKPEEGTIYLDGVSVNDKTPAARDVAFVFQSHILYPHLSVYENMAFPLHPRKLSSEEIDRRVRDIAQMLHIEHLLMRTPNQLSGGETQRVGLGRAMVRRPQVFLMDEPISNLDAKLRTEMRAEIRWRQRDLGTTTFYVTHDQVEAMSMADRIAILEAGKIQQLGTPADIYNHPANLFVAGFVGNPSMNCIPSDISTDSGELRLTLVSNVGGNSITIQDEKITKALNNTNPDRDVVFGVHPEDVIVSHQSVSNAFQAEVYSVEPLGAETIVEVTLGADATGSHTILKACTTPNFEAEIGQHLYVTFVADRMHFFDKATGKAFL